One genomic region from Antedon mediterranea chromosome 3, ecAntMedi1.1, whole genome shotgun sequence encodes:
- the LOC140045391 gene encoding clustered mitochondria protein homolog — protein sequence MEVEQSHINSLLKDMKVITDSPDTKGQCPFKSDIENVIKANDHHGEGDSNNSLLLNEMSAMVNGGQTSPVSKDKDVEENGKDDSDTSNMEDVVVIPESMFTIKISPPGTDAFDLQVSSSELVQEIHQVLMDREDTCHRTCFTLQLEGVILDNFAELKTVEGLKEGSVLKVVEEPYTVREARIHVRHVRDLIKSLDSSDAYNGVDCQSMTFINTIIGDESRKNNNVDAVDCTPPSYIMPKSKERPLVPLLPSKLENKGPPCMKMVTMSGWNPPPGPRRLHGDLLYLYVVTVEGGTYHITASTRGFFVNQSTLDVFNSKASEPKHLSHSLVELLNKLSPTFRKNFSQLLKKRSHRHPFERVPTPFQTFSWLAPSTEHSVDTIRAEDAFSSRLGYEEHIPGQTRDWNEETMTTRELPRKQLPERLLRERAIFKVHSDFVMAATRGAVAVIDGNVMAINPGEESKQQMFIWNNIFFSLGFDVKDHYKDLGGDHAAYVAPNNDLHGVKAYCNADVEGLYTLGTVVVDYRGYRITAQSIIPGILEREQEESVIYGSIDFGKSVVSNEKYTELLTKSAQHLKILPHKVINSEEEEVKIYSSIECKGIRGNDGRHYILDLLRTFPTDANYWPLGNDNVPEEIKALGFPREHRHKLCRLRPELVESFIDNRYMVFIRYAASLLMQEQQKHQTSNNEINKDQNKQAESNSEKVNGESTPNGMAAEKGEEEVKKTEVTPTEGDMTEQEKKLNTISATKETFGENHIDIIKKAALFAGSLSNTEFDIRFNPDIYSDGVIHAHEGTEQFEREKKIIIDAAHFVLGVQIPTFIRECQEHTIAPLDGTTLTEMLHQRGINMRYLGTVTAIVQNAALLTYLYKLLVSELITRSAKHIYKTYMQGVGMVNLAAAKTQFLNCYLSSFANPLPAKTEDEMNGYGRKKNKKKKNRTLPTIANDNNGWASLTPLDLWSSIKIEIKDYFHFELEGCEDKDTMLQNLQIQKVTLLREFCRRMGLQLLIREYVFDGKQKPTFTEDDILNVFPQPKHINPVASDAYNFYQSGQAKIQQGLYRDATELIQESLNLFTNVYGPMHSEIGTCMRTLAKLHYINAELPEALDMQEKAVMISERCNGLDHPTTMTEYMHLALYCFASNQVTNALKLMYRARYLAMLVFGEDHPEFAQIDSNIGLVLHGVGEYDLSIKFLQSALYNSIQFHGAKSLKAALGYHLLARVQSCKGNFRGALKNEKGAYQIYKQHYGETHDKTKESSECLKYLTHQAVTLQKTMNEIKKAGPRAAMQPFNITPPSFSSVLETIDMINGIFRIPFTVRAVPKEGGEKKTEENGEEMAKETKEKHTEKEKENTQTEVKKEDEGLDEPSSPSSLEEEPSSPVSDLASDDSVTR from the exons AGAACAAAGTCACATAAACAGTTTATTAAAGGACATGAAGGTGATCACGGACTCGCCTGATACGAAGGGACAGTGCCCCTTCAAAAGTGACATAGAAAATGTCATAAAAGCAAATGATCACCACGGCGAGGGTGATAGTAATAACTCGCTTCTGTTAAATGAGATGTCGGCTATGGTCAATGGCGGTCAGACATCGCCAGTGTCCAAAGACAAAGATGTTGAGGAGAATGGAAAAGATGATTCTGACACGTCTAATATGGAGGATGTGGTTGTCATTCCGGAATCTATGTTTACCATCAAGATTTCACCACCTGGTACGGATGCCTTTGACTTGCAG GTGTCAAGTTCTGAGCTTGTACAAGAGATCCACCAGGTTTTGATGGACCGTGAAGACACCTGCCATCGTACGTGTTTCACCCTACAGCTTGAGGGCGTGATTCTTGACAACTTTGCCGAATTGAAGACGGTTGAAGGTCTAAAAGAAGGCAGTGTTTTAAAGGTTGTAGAAg AGCCATATACAGTTCGTGAAGCACGCATCCATGTGCGCCATGTACGCGACCTTATCAAATCCCTTGATTCGTCGGACGCTTACAATGGTGTAGACTGTCAGTCAATGACCTTCATAAATACTATAATTGGCGACG AATCTAGAAAGAACAATAATGTAGATGCCGTAGATTGTACTCCACCATCGTACATAATGCCAAAGAGCAAAGAACGCCCTCTAGTACCACTTCTGCCGAGTAAGTTGGAGAACAAAGGACCACCATGTATGAAAATGGTTACAATGTCTGGTTGGAATCCGCCCCCAGGCCCAAGAAGGCTGCAtg GTGACTTGTTGTATCTGTATGTTGTGACGGTGGAAGGCGGAACATACCACATCACCGCGTCTACTAGAGGATTTTTTGTTAATCA ATCAACATTGGATGTTTTTAACTCAAAAGCCAGTGAACCAAAACACTTAAGCCATTCTCTTGTAGAACTTCTCAACAAACTTAGCCCGACATTCAGGAAGAACTTCTCCCAACTACTTAAGAAAag aTCACATCGTCATCCATTTGAGAGAGTTCCTACACCATTCCAAACATTCAGTTGGCTAGCGCCCTCTACGGAGCACTCGGTTGATACTATTCGTGCTGAAGATG CATTTTCTTCAAGACTTGGATATGAGGAACATATACCTGGACAG ACTCGAGACTGGAACGAGGAAACCATGACAACAAGAGAATTACCCAGAAAGCAGTTGCCAGAGCGTCTACTACGAGAGAGGGCGATATTCAAAGTGCATAGTGATTTCGTGATGGCAGCAACACGTGGCGCTGTTGCCGTTATCGATGGAAACGTGATGGCAATCAATCCTGGTGAAGAATCTAA GCAGCAGATGTTTATTTGGAACAACATCTTCTTTAGCCTGGGATTTGACGTCAAAGACCATTATAAAGATTTAGGTGGAGACCATGCAGCTTATGTTGCACCG AACAATGATCTTCATGGTGTGAAAGCCTACTGTAATGCTGATGTTGAGGGTTTGTACACGTTGGGTACAGTTGTCGTTGATTACCGTGGTTACAGAATTACAGCGCAGTCCATCATCCCAGGCATTCTGGAGCGAGAGCAGGAGGAGTCCGTCATCTACGGGTCAATTGATTTTGGAAAATCGGTAGTCTCAAATGAAAAGTACACAGAACTT TTAACAAAATCTGCTCAACATCTCAAAATATTGCCGCATAAAGTTATCAACAGCGAGGAAGAAGAAGTCAAAATATACTCATCAATAGAATGCAAG GGAATACGTGGCAACGATGGAAGACATTACATATTGGATCTTCTACGTACCTTTCCAACTGATGCCAACTACTGGCCTT tgGGAAACGATAATGTTCCAGAAGAAATAAAGGCACTCGGCTTTCCACGTGAACACAGACACAAGTTGTGTAGGCTTAGGCCTGAGCTTGTAGAGAGCTTTATAGA TAATAGATACATGGTGTTTATACGTTACGCAGCGTCCCTGCTGATGCAAGAACAACAGAAACACCAAACAAGTAATAATGAAATCAACAAGGACCAAAATAAACAAGCCGAATCTAATTCAGAAAAAGTAAACGGGGAATCAACTCCCAATGGAATGGCGGCGGAAAAGGGAGAGGAAGAAGTAAAAAAGACGGAAGTAACACCAACAGAGGGCGATATGACAGAACAAGAAAAGAAGCTGAATACGATATCAGCTACGAAGGAAACAT TTGGTGAGAATCATATTGATATAATCAAGAAGGCTGCTCTGTTTGCTGGTTCTCTCAGTAACACAGAGTTTGATATCCGCTTTAACCCGGACATCTACTCGGACGGCGTCATCCACGCTCACGAGGGC ACCGAACAATTTGAACGAGAAAAGAAGATTATTATTGACGCAGCACACTTTGTGCTTGGCGTCCAAATTCCAACATTT ATACGTGAATGTCAAGAACACACTATAGCACCATTGGATGGAACCACCCTTACTGAAATGCTACATCAAAGGGGTATCAACATGAGGTATCTTGGTACAGTAACAGCCATAGTACAGAATGCTGCATTACTTACTTATCTTTAT AAACTACTGGTCAGTGAGCTTATAACGCGATCTGCTAAACACATTTACAAGACATATATGCAAGGAGTTGGTATGGTGAACCTGGCTGCCGCTAAGACACAGTTTCTTAATTGTTATTTAAGTTCATTTGCTAATCCTCTACCGGCAAAGACGGAAGATGAG ATGAATGGATATGGAaggaaaaagaacaaaaaaaagaaaaatagaacATTGCCAACAATTGCAAACG ACAACAATGGATGGGCAAGCTTGACCCCGTTGGACTTGTGGTCAAGCATTAAAATAGAGATCAAGGATTATTTTCACTTTGAACTAGAAGG ATGCGAAGACAAAGACACAATGCTGCAAAATCTCCAAATACAGAAAGTTACGCTCTTGCGAGAATTCTGTCGTCGGATGGGTTTGCAGCTACTTATCCGCGAGTATGTATTTGACGGTAAACAGAAGCCAACGTTTACAGAAGACGATATCTTGAATGTCTTCCCACAACCTAAACACATCAATCCAGTAGCGAGCGATGCTTATAATTTCTATCAGAGTGGACAGGCTAAGATTCAGCAAG GTCTTTATCGTGATGCTACTGAATTGATTCAGGAATCGTTGAACTTATTCACTAATGTGTATGGACCAATGCACAGCGAGATAGGGACATGCATGAGGACACTGGCTAAACTGCATTATATCAATGCTGAACTACCAGAG GCTTTAGACATGCAAGAGAAAGCTGTGATGATAAGTGAACGATGTAACGGTTTAGATCATCCAACCACAATGACAGAATAT ATGCACCTTGCGTTGTACTGTTTCGCTAGTAATCAAGTGACAAACGCCCTCAAGTTGATGTATCGTGCACGATATTTGGCGATGCTCGTATTTGGAGAGGACCATCCAGAATTTGCTCAAattgat AGTAACATTGGTTTAGTACTGCATGGTGTCGGCGAGTATGACTTGTCCATCAAGTTCCTTCAGTCTGCATTGTATAACAGCATACAGTTTCATGGTGCTAAAAGCTTGAAGGCGGCCCTGGGCTACCACCTGCTTGCCCGTGTGCAGTCATGCAAGGGCAACTTCCGAGGTGCATTGAAGAACGAGAAAGGAGCATATCAAATCTACAAACAACAT tatggTGAAACTCACGACAAAACCAAAGAAAGTTCAGAATGTTTGAAGTATCTTACTCACCAAGCTGTCACCTTGCAAAAAACA atgaatgaaataaagaaagCCGGTCCACGAGCAGCTATGCAGCCGTTTAATATAACGCCACCATCGTTTTCTAGTGTTCTAGAAACCATAGACATGATCAATGGAATATTTCGTATTCCATTTAC TGTAAGAGCAGTACCTAAAGAAGGGGGTGAAAAGAAAACAGAAGAAAATGGGGAAGAAATGGCAAAGGAAACGAAAGAAAAACATACAGAAAAGGAGAAAGAAAATACACAGACAGAAGTGAAGAAAGAAGATGAAGGACTGGACGAACCTAGCAGTCCAAGCAGTCTGGAAGAGGAGCCTAGTAGCCCTGTTAGTGACCTAGCTAGTGATGACAGCGTTACTAGGTAA